In Acinonyx jubatus isolate Ajub_Pintada_27869175 chromosome B3, VMU_Ajub_asm_v1.0, whole genome shotgun sequence, a genomic segment contains:
- the CHGA gene encoding chromogranin-A isoform X2, translated as MRSAAVLALLFCAGQVIALPVNSPMNKGDTEVMKCIVEVISDTLSKPSPMPVSQECFETLRGDERILSILRHQNLLKELQDLALQGAKERAHQKKHSGLEDGLSEALEKQNDQAELKEVTQEASSKDASEKRGDSEETEENDGDTDGARPQASPEPEQGSKVEEDNQAPGEQEASNTHPPASLPSQKHSGPQAQGDRGSLSQGPVDREKGLGVEQEEQAKREEEEEEEEDTEAGEKAVPEEEGPTAAFNPHPSLGYKETQRDETPGWPKALAVDGARKTGAEEAQPPEGKGAREHSRQEEEEEMAEAPRGLFRGGKSRELEQEQEEEQLSNEWEDAKRWSRMDQLAKELTAEKRLEGEGEEEDPDSSMKLSFRARAYDFRGPGLQLRRGWRPSSREDSVEAGLPLQVRSYPEEKKEEEGSANRRPEDQELESLLAIEAELEKVAHQLQALRRG; from the exons GTGATGAAGTGCATCGTTGAGGTCATCTCTGACACACTATCCAAGCCCAGCCCCATGCCTGTCAGCCAGGAGTGTTTCGAGACCCTCCGAGGAG ATGAACGGATCCTCTCAATCCTGCGACATCAGAATTTGCTGAAAGAGCTCCAAGATCTTGCTCTCCAAG GTGCCAAGGAGAGGGCACATCAGAAGAAACACAGCGGTCTTGAGGATGGACTCTCAGAGGCTCTTGAGAAGCAGAATGACCAGGCAGAGCTGAAAG AGGTGACACAAGAGGCATCCTCCAAGGATGCTTCGGAGAAAAGAGGGGActctgaagagacagaggagaatgATGGAGACACAGATGGAGCCAGGCCCCAGGCCTCCCCGGAGCCTGAACAAGGGTCCAAGGTCGAGGAAGACAACCAGGCCCCAGGGGAGCAGGAAGCCTCCaacacccaccccccagccagcCTTCCCAGCCAGAAACACTCAGGCCCACAGGcccagggggacagagggagcctCTCCCAGGGTCCGGTGGACAGAGAGAAGGGCCTGGGTGTAGAGCAAGAGGAGCAGGCAAAgcgagaagaggaggaggaagaggaggaggacacaGAGGCTGGAGAGAAGGCTGTCCCCGAAGAAGAAGGCCCCACCGCAGCATTTAACCCCCACCCAAGCCTTGGCTACAAGGAGACCCAGAGGGACGAGA CTCCAGGATGGCCCAAGGCTCTGGCTGTGGATGGAGCCAGGAAGACCGGGGCTGAGGAGGCTCAGCCCCCCGAGGGGAAGGGGGCGCGGGAGCACTCtcggcaggaggaggaggaggagatggcaGAGGCCCCTCGAGGCCTCTTCCGGGGCGGGAAGAGCAGGGAgctggagcaggagcaggaggaggagcagctGTCCAACGAGTGGGAAGATGCCAAGCGATGGAGCAGGATGGACCAGCTGGCCAAGGAGCTGACGGCCGAGAAGCggctggagggggagggcgaGGAGGAGGACCCCGACAGCTCCATGAAGCTCTCCTTCCGGGCCCGGGCCTACGACTTCAGGGGCCCTGGGCTGCAGCTGCGACGAGGCTGGAGGCCGTCCTCCCGGGAGGACAGCGTCGAGGCGGGCCTGCCCCTCCAGGTGCGCAGCTACccggaggagaagaaggaggaggagggcagtgcCAACCGCAGACCGGAG GACCAGGAGCTGGAAAGCCTGTTGGCCATCGAGGCAGAGCTGGAGAAGGTGGCCCACCAGCTGCAGGCACTGCGCCGGGGCTGA
- the CHGA gene encoding chromogranin-A isoform X1, whose product MRSAAVLALLFCAGQVIALPVNSPMNKGDTEVMKCIVEVISDTLSKPSPMPVSQECFETLRGDERILSILRHQNLLKELQDLALQGAKERAHQKKHSGLEDGLSEALEKQNDQAELKEVTQEASSKDASEKRGDSEETEENDGDTDGARPQASPEPEQGSKVEEDNQAPGEQEASNTHPPASLPSQKHSGPQAQGDRGSLSQGPVDREKGLGVEQEEQAKREEEEEEEEDTEAGEKAVPEEEGPTAAFNPHPSLGYKETQRDETPGWPKALAVDGARKTGAEEAQPPEGKGAREHSRQEEEEEMAEAPRGLFRGGKSRELEQEQEEEQLSNEWEDAKRWSRMDQLAKELTAEKRLEGEGEEEDPDSSMKLSFRARAYDFRGPGLQLRRGWRPSSREDSVEAGLPLQVRSYPEEKKEEEGSANRRPEVGMGAGASPRPGLQSVGPAPLRGHAPSPRETWVLPLPSCVTLGRLLPFSEPHWFPHFSNGGKESFLLTSLLWSEHT is encoded by the exons GTGATGAAGTGCATCGTTGAGGTCATCTCTGACACACTATCCAAGCCCAGCCCCATGCCTGTCAGCCAGGAGTGTTTCGAGACCCTCCGAGGAG ATGAACGGATCCTCTCAATCCTGCGACATCAGAATTTGCTGAAAGAGCTCCAAGATCTTGCTCTCCAAG GTGCCAAGGAGAGGGCACATCAGAAGAAACACAGCGGTCTTGAGGATGGACTCTCAGAGGCTCTTGAGAAGCAGAATGACCAGGCAGAGCTGAAAG AGGTGACACAAGAGGCATCCTCCAAGGATGCTTCGGAGAAAAGAGGGGActctgaagagacagaggagaatgATGGAGACACAGATGGAGCCAGGCCCCAGGCCTCCCCGGAGCCTGAACAAGGGTCCAAGGTCGAGGAAGACAACCAGGCCCCAGGGGAGCAGGAAGCCTCCaacacccaccccccagccagcCTTCCCAGCCAGAAACACTCAGGCCCACAGGcccagggggacagagggagcctCTCCCAGGGTCCGGTGGACAGAGAGAAGGGCCTGGGTGTAGAGCAAGAGGAGCAGGCAAAgcgagaagaggaggaggaagaggaggaggacacaGAGGCTGGAGAGAAGGCTGTCCCCGAAGAAGAAGGCCCCACCGCAGCATTTAACCCCCACCCAAGCCTTGGCTACAAGGAGACCCAGAGGGACGAGA CTCCAGGATGGCCCAAGGCTCTGGCTGTGGATGGAGCCAGGAAGACCGGGGCTGAGGAGGCTCAGCCCCCCGAGGGGAAGGGGGCGCGGGAGCACTCtcggcaggaggaggaggaggagatggcaGAGGCCCCTCGAGGCCTCTTCCGGGGCGGGAAGAGCAGGGAgctggagcaggagcaggaggaggagcagctGTCCAACGAGTGGGAAGATGCCAAGCGATGGAGCAGGATGGACCAGCTGGCCAAGGAGCTGACGGCCGAGAAGCggctggagggggagggcgaGGAGGAGGACCCCGACAGCTCCATGAAGCTCTCCTTCCGGGCCCGGGCCTACGACTTCAGGGGCCCTGGGCTGCAGCTGCGACGAGGCTGGAGGCCGTCCTCCCGGGAGGACAGCGTCGAGGCGGGCCTGCCCCTCCAGGTGCGCAGCTACccggaggagaagaaggaggaggagggcagtgcCAACCGCAGACCGGAGGTTGGTATGGGGGCGGGTGccagccccaggccaggcctcCAGAGTGTGGGCCCTGCCCCCCTGAGGGGACACGCACCGTCCCCTCGG gagacctgggttctgcctcttcctagctgtgtgaccttgggcaggttactccccttctctgagcctcactggTTCCCCCATTTCTCAAATGGCGGTAAGGAGTCCTTTCTGCTCACCTCATTATTATGGTCAGAACACACATGA
- the ITPK1 gene encoding inositol-tetrakisphosphate 1-kinase isoform X4 — MKDDRICSPPFMELTSLCGDDTMRLLEKNGLAFPFICKTRVAHGTNSHEMAIVFNQEGLSAIQPPCVVQNFINHNAVLYKVFVVGESYTVVQRPSLKNFSAGTSGSSPGPSLVPPVWTGSGRSGGRTVGHTGAARGLCAPLAGRMPDRESIFFNSHNVSKPESSSVLTALDKIEGVFERPSDEVIRELSRALRQALGVSLFGIDIIINNQTGQHAVIDINAFPGYEGVSEFFTDLLNHVATVLQGQSAAAAAAGDVAPLRHSRLLAEQAGSLAGERTCSASPGCCSSMMGQDPPWASEADAGGVGTGSTAKLPHQRLGCTVAVSPSFQQHCVASLATKASSQ, encoded by the exons ATGACAGGATCTGCTCGCCACCCTTCATGGAGCTCACCAGCCTGTGCGGAGACGACACCATGAGGCTCCTGGAGAAGAACGGCCTGGCATTCCCCTTCA TTTGCAAAACCAGAGTGGCTCATGGCACCAACTCTCATGAG ATGGCCATCGTGTTCAACCAGGAGGGCCTGAGTGCCATCCAGCCACCCTGTGTGGTCCAGAACTTCATCAACCACAACGCTGTTTTGTACAAGGTGTTTGTGGTGGGCGAGTCCTACACCGTGGTCCAGAGGCCCTCGCTGAAGAACTTCTCTGCCGGCACGTCAG gctcctccccagGACCGTCTCTCGTGCCCCCCGTCTGGACTGGCTCTGGTCGGAGCGGCGGGAGGACTGTCGGGCACACCGGGGCGGCAAGGGGCCTGTGTGCCCCACTAGCGGGAAGGATGCCAG ACCGCGAGTCCATCTTCTTCAACAGCCACAACGTGTCAAAGCCGGAGTCTTCATCGGTCCTGACCGCG CTGGACAAGATTGAGGGCGTGTTTGAGCGGCCGAGTGACGAGGTCATCCGGGAGCTGTCCCGGGCCCTTCGGCAGGCGCTGGGTGTGTCGCTGTTTGGGATCGACATCATCATCAATAACCAGACGGGGCAGCACGCTGTTATCGACATCAACGCCTTCCCAG GCTATGAGGGCGTCAGCGAGTTCTTCACAGACCTCCTGAACCACGTGGCCACCGTCCTGCAGGGCCAGAGTGCAGCCGCGGCAGCCGCGGGGGACGTGGCCCCACTGAGGCACAGCAGGCTCCTGGCAGAGCAGGCGGGCAGCCTGGCGGGCGAGCGGACGTGCAGCGCCAGCCCGGGCTGCTGCAGCAGCATGATGGGCCAGGACCCACCCTGGGCGTCGGAGGCTGATGCGGGCGGCGTGGGCACGGGCAGCACCGCCAAGCTGCCCCACCAGAGACTCGGTTGCACCGTGGCGGTATCTCCCAGCTTCCAGCAGCACTGCGTGGCCTCACTGGCCACTAAGGCCTCCTCCCAGTAG